One Neomonachus schauinslandi chromosome 9, ASM220157v2, whole genome shotgun sequence DNA segment encodes these proteins:
- the FES gene encoding tyrosine-protein kinase Fes/Fps, which yields MGFSSELCSPQGHGAVQQMQEAELRLLEGMRKWMAQRVKSDREYAGLLHHMSLQDSGGRGMSPNSPISQSWAELTSQTEGLSRLLRQHAEDLNSGPLSKLGLLIRERQQLRKTYSEQWQQLQQELTKTHSQDIEKLKSQYRALARDSAQARRKYQEASKDKDRDKAKDKYVRSLWKLFAHHNRYVLGVRAAQLHHQHHHQLMLPGLLQSLQDLHQDMACILKEILQEYLEISSLVQDEVVAIHLEMTAAVARIQPETEYQGFLQQYGSAPDIPPCVTFDESLLEEGEPLEPGELQLNELTVESVQHTLTSVTDELAVATETVLSRQEAVTQLQRDLRNEEQNTHPRERVQLLAKKQVLREALQGLQVALCSQAKLQAQQEMLQAKLEQLGPGEPPPVLLLQDDRHSTSSSEQEREGGRTPTLEILKSHISGIFRPKFSLPPPLQLVPEVQKPLHEQLWYHGAIPRAEVAELLTHSGDFLVRESQGKQEYVLSVLWDGQPRHFIIQSADNLYRLEGDGFPSIPLLIDHLLRSQQPLTKKSGIVLNRAVPKDKWVLNHEDLVLGEQIGRGNFGEVFSGRLRADNTLVAVKSCRETLPPDLKAKFLQEARILKQYSHPNIVRLIGVCTQKQPIYIVMELVQGGDFLTFLRTEGARLRMKTLLQMVGDAAAGMEYLESKCCIHRDLAARNCLVTEKNVLKISDFGMSREEADGIYAASGGLRQVPVKWTAPEALNYGRYSSESDVWSFGILLWETFSLGASPYPNLSNQQTREFVEKGGRLPCPELCPDAVFRLMEQCWAYEPGQRPSFSAISQELQSIRKRHR from the exons ATGGGCTTCTCTTCGGAGCTGTGCAGCCCCCAGGGCCACGGGGCGGTGCAGCAGATGCAGGAGGCTGAGCTGCGGCTACTGGAGGGCATGAGGAAGTGGATGGCCCAGCGGGTCAAGAGCGACCGGGAGTATGCAGGGCTGCTGCATCACATGTCCCTACAGGACAGTGGAGGCCGGGGCATGAGCCCCAATAGCCCCATCAGCCAG TCCTGGGCAGAGCTCACCAGCCAGACGGAGGGCCTGAGCCGGTTGCTGAGGCAGCACGCGGAGGACCTGAACTCAGGGCCCCTGAGCAAGCTGGGCCTGCTGATCCGGGAGCGGCAGCAGCTGCGCAAGACCTACAGCGAGCAgtggcagcagctgcagcaggagCTCACCAAG acGCACAGCCAGGACATCGAGAAGCTGAAGAGCCAGTACCGGGCCCTGGCGCGGGACAGCGCCCAGGCCAGGCGCAAGTACCAGGAGGCGAGCAAAG ACAAGGACCGTGACAAGGCCAAGGACAAGTACGTGCGCAGCCTGTGGAAGCTCTTCGCTCACCACAACCGCTACGTGCTGGGCGTGCGGGCCGCGCAGCTGCATCATCAGCACCACCACCAGCTCATGCTGCCTGGCCTGCTGCAGTCGCTGCAGGACCTGCACCAGGACATGGCGTGCATCCT GAAGGAGATCCTGCAGGAGTACCTGGAGATTAGCAGCCTGGTGCAGGACGAGGTGGTGGCTATTCACCTGGAGATGACTGCCGCTGTCGCCCGCATCCAGCCCGAGACGGAGTACCAAGGCTTCCTGCAACAGTATGG GTCCGCACCCGACATCCCGCCCTGTGTCACCTTCGACGAGTCACTGCTTGAGGAGGGCGAACCGCTGGAGCCCGGGGAGCTGCAGCTGAACGAGCTGACCGTGGAGAGCGTGCAGCACAC GCTGACCTCGGTGACAGATGAACTGGCTGTGGCCACCGAGACGGTGCTTAGCCGGCAGGAGGCGGTTACTCAGCTGCAGCGCGATCTCCGGAACGAGGAGCAGAACACGCATCCCCGGGAGCG GGTGCAGCTGCTGGCCAAGAAGCAGGTGTTACGAGAGGCGCTACAGGGGCTGCAGGTCGCTCTGTGCAGCCAGGCCAAGCTGCAGGCCCAGCAGGAGATGCTGCAGGCCAAGCTGGAgcagctgggccctggggagccTCCACCCGTGCTGCTCCTGCAGGATGACCGCCACTCCACGTCGTCCTCG GAGCAGGAGCGAGAAGGGGGAAGGACACCCACCCTGGAGATCCTTAAGAGCCACATCTCGGGAATCTTCCGCCCCAAGTTCTCG ctccctccacccctgcagcTCGTGCCAGAGGTGCAGAAGCCGCTGCACGAGCAGCTGTGGTACCACGGGGCCATTCCACGGGCAGAGGTGGCTGAGCTGCTGACACACTCCGGGGACTTCCTGGTGCGGGAGAGCCAGGGCAAGCAGGAGTACGTGCTGTCTGTGCTGTGGGATGGCCAGCCCCGGCACTTCATCATCCAGTCGGCTGAC AACCTGTACCGACTGGAAGGGGACGGCTTTCCCAGCATCCCCTTGCTCATCGACCACCTGCTGCGCTCCCAGCAGCCCCTCACCAAGAAGAGCGGTATTGTCCTGAACAGGGCTGTGCCCAAG GACAAGTGGGTGCTAAACCACGAGGACCTGGTGTTGGGTGAGCAGATTGGGCGG GGGAACTTTGGCGAAGTGTTCAGTGGACGCCTGAGGGCCGACAACACTCTGGTGGCGGTGAAGTCTTGTCGAGAGACACTCCCACCTGACCTCAAGGCCAAGTTTCTACAGGAAGCGAG GATCCTGAAGCAGTACAGCCACCCCAACATCGTGCGTCTCATTGGCGTCTGCACCCAGAAGCAGCCCATCTACATTGTCATGGAGCTCGTGCAAG gggGCGACTTCCTGACCTTCCTGCGGACTGAGGGTGCCCGCCTGAGGATGAAGACCCTGCTGCAGATGGTGGGGGACGCGGCTGCGGGCATGGAGTACCTGGAGAGCAAGTGCTGTATCCACCG GGACCTGGCTGCTCGGAACTGCCTGGTGACGGAGAAGAACGTCCTGAAGATCAGTGACTTCGGGATGTCCCGGGAGGAAGCCGATGGGATCTATGCAGCCTCAGGGGGCCTCAGACAAGTCCCCGTGAAGTGGACGGCCCCGGAGGCTCTTAACTACG GACGCTACTCTTCTGAGAGCGACGTGTGGAGCTTCGGGATCTTGCTCTGGGAGACCTTCAGCCTGGGGGCCTCCCCCTACCCCAACCTCAGCAATCAGCAGACCCGGGAGTTTGTGGAAAAGG GGGGCCGCCTGCCCTGCCCCGAGCTGTGCCCCGACGCCGTGTTCAGGCTCATGGAGCAGTGCTGGGCCTACGAGCCCGGGCAGCGGCCCAGCTTCAGCGCCATCTCCCAGGAGCTGCAGAGCAT